One window from the genome of Deltaproteobacteria bacterium encodes:
- a CDS encoding mechanosensitive ion channel family protein, translating into MQNEIASKVERLGHVLTEYGADMVQAMVVLVVGLLLLQFVMRKLKAFVDKKAKDRVRATTIFGIVYILSLVFILSAALITIGFDSRNIFRLIVLVALGVIVVLLVLRPYLPTLPFKVGNTVKVGALLGKIEATTMVHTRMRTFDGKTVFIPNSKIFNDFVINYHFTPTRRLKIDIPIRHARDILRTKQLMEAIMIEDPRALLKPARPVVYVLNLVDGCVKIGARCWVENAKFWVTQCDLLEKFLAAMDREKITLAGRRQAIRVFHETPLQLIDADPETAPGEPTGPNAVEASFSAVSDADEI; encoded by the coding sequence ATGCAAAACGAAATTGCGTCGAAAGTAGAACGCCTGGGGCACGTGTTGACCGAGTACGGCGCCGATATGGTGCAGGCCATGGTGGTTCTCGTGGTGGGGCTGCTCCTGCTTCAATTTGTCATGCGCAAGCTTAAGGCTTTTGTGGACAAAAAGGCCAAAGACCGCGTGCGCGCCACCACCATTTTCGGCATCGTCTATATCCTGTCACTGGTCTTTATCCTTTCAGCGGCTCTGATCACGATCGGCTTCGACAGCCGCAACATTTTCCGCCTGATTGTCCTGGTGGCCCTGGGAGTCATCGTTGTCCTTCTGGTCCTACGTCCCTACCTGCCCACGCTGCCCTTCAAGGTGGGCAACACGGTCAAGGTGGGCGCCCTCCTGGGAAAGATCGAAGCCACCACCATGGTGCACACGCGCATGCGGACCTTCGACGGCAAGACGGTGTTCATTCCCAACTCGAAAATCTTCAATGACTTTGTCATCAACTACCATTTCACCCCCACCCGCAGGTTGAAAATCGACATCCCCATCCGTCACGCCAGGGACATTCTCAGAACCAAGCAGCTCATGGAGGCCATCATGATCGAAGACCCCCGCGCGCTGCTGAAACCCGCCAGGCCCGTTGTTTACGTACTGAACCTGGTGGACGGCTGCGTCAAGATAGGGGCCCGCTGTTGGGTTGAAAACGCCAAGTTCTGGGTGACCCAGTGCGACCTGCTGGAAAAGTTTTTGGCAGCCATGGACAGGGAAAAAATAACCTTGGCCGGCCGGCGCCAGGCCATCCGTGTATTCCACGAAACCCCTCTGCAGCTGATCGACGCAGATCCGGAAACAGCTCCCGGTGAGCCGACCGGGCCAAACGCCGTGGAAGCGTCTTTCAGCGCTGTCAGCGACGCCGATGAGATATAA
- a CDS encoding 4Fe-4S binding protein — translation MYPDRPIAPSSLSVKDLPWQIQWSKDKCTLCGKCTAVCPVNAIELAAFRKRRVKTTLEPAGASTNTFDVYHGIRQLTEPAYACVGCAMCSMVCPNDAIMPLRSDEPDKLRYHVNRGGQPRRRGGRRNVAGGILDQLKFIRISMLTDPALDAGRHEFELKTLLGRVLPPEENLKFLSENGWIPPIREIYPLIIGGMSFGALSPNMWEGLQMGVAYLNEELGMPVRISTGEGGCPPRLLRSRFLKYVILQIASGYFGWDEIIQAIPDMQEDPCAIEIKYGQGAKPGDGGLLMWHKVNKLIAAIRGVPPGVSLPSPPTHQTKYSIEESVAKMIISMSMAWGFRVPVYPKISGTSTALAVLNNLARNPYAGGLAIDGEDGGTGAAYNVSMNHMGHPIASNIRDSYLNLVTVGKQNEIPLFAGGGIGKSGNLAANAAALIMLGASGVQIGKYVMQAAAGCLGSESDRCNICNIGHCPKGITSQDPRLYRRLDTEKVAERVVDLFLGFDTELKKIVAPLGRSTSLPIGMSDALGISDQAAAERLSIRYVV, via the coding sequence ATGTACCCAGACAGACCCATTGCCCCTTCCTCATTGAGCGTCAAGGATCTGCCCTGGCAGATTCAGTGGAGCAAGGACAAATGCACGCTGTGCGGCAAGTGTACCGCTGTCTGCCCGGTCAACGCAATCGAGTTGGCGGCGTTTCGAAAACGCCGTGTGAAAACGACGCTGGAGCCCGCGGGGGCGTCGACGAATACGTTCGACGTGTATCACGGCATCAGGCAGCTGACCGAGCCCGCGTATGCCTGTGTCGGATGCGCCATGTGCAGCATGGTGTGCCCCAACGACGCCATTATGCCCCTGCGCAGCGATGAGCCCGACAAGTTGCGCTACCACGTGAACAGGGGCGGACAGCCGCGTCGCCGGGGGGGGCGGCGGAATGTCGCCGGCGGCATCCTGGACCAGCTGAAGTTTATCCGCATTTCCATGTTGACCGACCCGGCACTGGATGCCGGAAGGCATGAATTCGAATTGAAAACCCTCCTGGGAAGGGTGCTGCCACCGGAGGAGAACCTCAAATTTTTAAGCGAAAACGGCTGGATTCCGCCTATCAGGGAGATCTATCCGTTGATCATAGGCGGCATGTCCTTCGGGGCGCTTTCTCCCAACATGTGGGAAGGGTTGCAGATGGGGGTGGCGTATCTCAACGAGGAGCTGGGCATGCCGGTGCGCATCAGTACCGGTGAGGGCGGCTGCCCCCCGCGGCTGCTGCGGTCGCGCTTTTTAAAGTACGTGATCCTGCAGATTGCCAGCGGTTACTTCGGCTGGGACGAGATCATTCAGGCCATTCCGGACATGCAGGAAGACCCCTGCGCCATCGAGATCAAGTACGGGCAGGGGGCGAAACCGGGCGACGGCGGACTCCTCATGTGGCACAAGGTGAACAAACTGATTGCCGCCATCAGGGGCGTCCCCCCCGGGGTCAGCCTTCCCAGCCCGCCGACGCACCAGACAAAATACTCCATCGAGGAGTCCGTGGCCAAAATGATCATCTCCATGTCCATGGCCTGGGGGTTTCGCGTGCCGGTCTATCCTAAAATTTCGGGAACCTCCACCGCCCTGGCGGTGTTGAACAACCTGGCCCGCAATCCGTATGCCGGCGGTTTGGCCATCGACGGAGAGGACGGCGGCACCGGCGCGGCCTACAACGTGTCCATGAACCACATGGGGCATCCCATAGCCAGCAACATCCGGGACAGCTATCTGAACCTGGTGACGGTTGGCAAGCAGAACGAGATTCCCCTGTTCGCCGGAGGAGGCATCGGAAAGAGCGGCAACCTGGCCGCCAACGCCGCAGCCCTGATCATGCTGGGAGCCAGCGGGGTGCAGATTGGAAAGTATGTCATGCAGGCGGCCGCCGGGTGTCTGGGGAGCGAATCCGACCGCTGCAACATCTGCAACATCGGGCACTGTCCCAAGGGCATCACGTCGCAGGACCCCCGGCTGTATCGACGGCTGGACACCGAGAAGGTGGCGGAGAGGGTCGTCGATCTTTTCCTGGGATTCGACACCGAACTGAAAAAAATAGTGGCACCGCTGGGAAGGTCCACATCGCTGCCCATCGGGATGTCGGATGCCTTGGGCATATCCGACCAGGCTGCGGCAGAAAGGCTGAGTATTCGCTATGTTGTTTAA
- a CDS encoding FAD-dependent oxidoreductase, translating to MNSDDQPHVFSGQHHGRRIASRVLEEHIQEAVREGKRSLMVHAFGQHGIGGRLRCSDGEAVHVNIQGHPGQRVGSMGYPNTHIKVMGPASDDVGWLNTGAEITVHGHASNGVANAMAQGKIYVAGNIGARGMTMTKHNPRFAPPELWVLGSAGDYFGEFMAGGIAVICGHAPQNAGNVLGYRPLVGMVGGKVFLKGPHGGFSQTDAKMVPIGDGDWSWLQENMQLFLEKIGRIELKQEMGRRDEWQLLRARLPHEKTSAQRRSMAQFRQDVWDRALGVGGLVGDLTDVDRSPIPVITRGDLRRQVPVWENGQYISPCQDACPTGIPVQARWRMVREGRVDEAVDMALAYTPFPATVCGYLCPNLCMQSCTKQSAFMTPVDITGLGKASIDANLPEFPALNGKRVAVVGGGPAGISMAWQLRLQGIEAVVYDATAVLGGKVASVIPNSRIPKAVVAKELERIQEVIPHVHLQQRLTAKDTEALITDFDAVVIAAGARKPRLLNIPGKERMIGALEFLSNAKKGTLKVGTRVVVIGAGNVGCDVATEAARLGADKLTLLDVQTPASFGKEREDAEAAGAEFRWPVFTSKITAKGVVLEGGELIPADTVVVSIGDVPDLAFLPEDVAVEKGHVKVDAYFQTTNPKVFAVGDIVRPGLLTDAIGAGRKAAAAIGDILEGKRPSATRKQVIDIERVSMAYYDPRITAYEDLSQCGSQCASCGQCRDCGICVAMCPESAISRMEKSGDAFEYVVDASRCIGCGFCAGACPCGIWNLVENTPIE from the coding sequence ATGAATTCCGACGACCAACCACACGTGTTTTCAGGTCAGCACCACGGCCGGCGCATCGCATCCCGTGTTTTGGAAGAGCATATCCAGGAGGCCGTCAGGGAGGGCAAGCGTTCCCTGATGGTGCATGCCTTCGGGCAGCACGGTATCGGCGGGCGGTTGCGGTGCAGCGACGGAGAAGCCGTCCATGTGAACATCCAGGGACACCCCGGACAACGGGTGGGGTCCATGGGGTATCCCAACACCCACATCAAGGTCATGGGACCGGCTTCGGACGATGTGGGCTGGCTCAACACCGGCGCCGAGATCACCGTTCACGGTCATGCCTCCAATGGCGTGGCCAATGCCATGGCCCAGGGCAAGATTTACGTGGCCGGCAATATCGGCGCCCGCGGCATGACCATGACCAAACACAACCCCCGTTTTGCTCCCCCCGAACTGTGGGTGCTGGGGTCTGCCGGGGACTACTTCGGAGAGTTCATGGCCGGCGGCATAGCCGTCATCTGCGGTCACGCCCCCCAGAATGCCGGGAATGTTCTCGGGTACCGCCCCCTGGTGGGCATGGTCGGAGGCAAGGTTTTTCTAAAAGGCCCACACGGCGGGTTCAGCCAGACGGATGCCAAGATGGTCCCCATCGGGGACGGGGACTGGTCCTGGCTTCAGGAAAACATGCAGTTGTTTCTGGAAAAGATCGGTCGCATCGAACTCAAGCAGGAGATGGGTCGCCGCGACGAGTGGCAGTTGCTGCGGGCCCGTCTGCCCCACGAGAAGACCTCGGCGCAAAGGCGTTCCATGGCGCAATTCAGGCAGGATGTGTGGGACCGGGCCCTCGGTGTGGGGGGGCTGGTGGGGGATCTGACCGATGTCGACCGCAGCCCGATTCCCGTGATCACCCGTGGGGACCTGCGCCGCCAGGTGCCTGTCTGGGAAAACGGCCAATATATATCGCCCTGTCAGGATGCCTGCCCCACCGGAATACCCGTGCAGGCGCGCTGGCGCATGGTGCGGGAGGGCCGTGTCGACGAAGCGGTGGATATGGCCCTGGCCTACACGCCGTTTCCGGCGACCGTTTGCGGGTACCTGTGTCCCAATCTTTGCATGCAGTCGTGCACCAAACAGTCGGCTTTCATGACGCCGGTGGACATAACCGGACTGGGAAAGGCCAGCATCGATGCCAACCTGCCGGAATTTCCCGCATTGAACGGTAAAAGGGTGGCGGTGGTCGGCGGTGGGCCGGCCGGCATCTCCATGGCATGGCAGCTGCGGCTTCAGGGGATCGAGGCCGTCGTTTACGACGCTACCGCGGTTCTCGGCGGAAAGGTCGCTTCGGTGATACCAAACAGCCGTATTCCAAAAGCGGTTGTGGCAAAAGAGCTGGAACGCATTCAGGAGGTCATACCGCATGTTCATCTGCAGCAACGGCTGACCGCAAAAGACACCGAGGCGCTGATAACGGATTTCGATGCGGTGGTCATAGCGGCAGGCGCCCGGAAACCCAGGCTGCTTAACATCCCGGGCAAGGAGCGCATGATCGGCGCTCTCGAATTTTTAAGCAATGCCAAAAAGGGAACGCTAAAGGTCGGCACCCGTGTGGTTGTCATCGGTGCCGGCAATGTCGGCTGCGACGTTGCTACCGAAGCCGCCAGGCTGGGAGCCGATAAACTGACCCTTCTGGATGTCCAGACGCCGGCCTCCTTCGGCAAAGAGCGCGAGGACGCGGAAGCCGCCGGCGCCGAGTTCAGATGGCCCGTGTTCACCAGCAAAATCACCGCCAAGGGAGTCGTCCTGGAAGGCGGTGAACTGATTCCGGCGGATACCGTCGTTGTTTCCATAGGCGATGTGCCCGATTTGGCATTTCTTCCCGAGGACGTGGCCGTGGAAAAGGGCCATGTGAAGGTAGATGCGTATTTTCAGACAACCAACCCCAAGGTGTTTGCCGTAGGCGACATCGTCCGCCCGGGGCTGCTGACCGATGCCATCGGCGCCGGTCGCAAGGCCGCCGCCGCCATCGGGGACATCCTGGAAGGGAAAAGGCCGTCCGCCACCCGGAAACAGGTCATCGATATTGAACGGGTTTCCATGGCCTACTACGATCCCAGGATAACGGCTTACGAGGACCTGAGCCAGTGCGGCAGCCAGTGCGCTTCCTGCGGCCAGTGCAGGGATTGCGGCATATGCGTGGCCATGTGCCCGGAGTCGGCCATCAGCCGCATGGAAAAGAGCGGGGATGCGTTCGAATATGTGGTGGATGCGTCACGGTGCATCGGGTGCGGTTTCTGCGCCGGCGCGTGCCCCTGCGGCATCTGGAATCTGGTCGAGAATACCCCTATCGAATAA
- a CDS encoding glutamate synthase codes for MCRLFAMSSEIPVSPMVAMQAMDVMREGHDGSGVGLFLRDLGGPFEDIKDAPILSGIFTDSGLKRLDAFMMDIGFMTKYKITIKVPKKRPLDIPKRDVYLIRAYEYPEEWEDLQWEDLQEKLLSIRLQLRAMGEEKGDMIVYSFWPDVIMLKEIGDPMTVADYLKLDRKELEARVIMAQGRQNTNYAINLYACHPFFIQGYATMTNGENTAFTPIKEFLLSRNFEGYTGYQSDSEVFTHILHYAATKLGLGIEAYKHIITPLQDSDLAGRPDAPLLTHLKQSCRRLIIDGPNCVIGCLPDHSLFMLQDRKKLRPGVVGGRPGRYAFSSEICGLDAVIPDRDREKDFQPMHLDTVIVGPERQEVEICTQTDPLPLPH; via the coding sequence ATGTGCCGCTTATTTGCAATGTCTAGTGAAATACCTGTTTCTCCGATGGTTGCCATGCAGGCCATGGATGTCATGCGGGAGGGCCACGACGGTTCCGGCGTGGGTCTCTTCCTGCGAGATTTGGGCGGCCCTTTCGAGGACATCAAGGACGCCCCCATTCTGTCCGGTATTTTTACTGACAGTGGATTGAAGCGCCTGGATGCCTTCATGATGGATATCGGATTCATGACCAAGTACAAGATTACCATCAAGGTGCCAAAAAAACGGCCGCTGGATATTCCCAAACGTGACGTCTACCTGATCCGGGCCTACGAATACCCGGAAGAGTGGGAGGACCTCCAGTGGGAGGATCTGCAGGAAAAATTGCTGAGCATCCGTCTGCAACTCCGGGCCATGGGCGAGGAAAAGGGAGACATGATCGTCTACTCTTTCTGGCCGGACGTGATTATGCTCAAGGAGATCGGCGACCCTATGACGGTGGCCGACTACCTCAAGCTGGACAGAAAGGAACTGGAAGCGCGGGTAATCATGGCGCAGGGGCGTCAGAACACCAACTATGCCATCAACCTTTACGCCTGCCATCCCTTCTTTATCCAAGGCTATGCCACCATGACCAACGGCGAAAATACGGCTTTTACGCCCATCAAGGAATTTCTGCTGTCACGCAATTTCGAAGGATACACCGGCTACCAGTCGGATTCGGAAGTGTTCACGCATATCCTGCACTACGCGGCCACCAAGCTCGGCCTGGGTATCGAGGCTTACAAGCACATCATCACGCCGCTGCAGGACAGTGACCTGGCGGGCCGCCCCGATGCCCCCCTGTTGACGCACCTGAAGCAATCCTGTCGCCGCTTGATTATCGACGGCCCCAACTGTGTCATCGGCTGCCTGCCGGATCACTCGCTGTTCATGCTTCAGGACCGGAAAAAACTGCGTCCCGGCGTGGTGGGCGGGCGTCCCGGCAGATACGCCTTTTCCTCCGAAATATGCGGGCTGGACGCCGTTATCCCGGACCGGGACAGAGAAAAAGATTTTCAACCCATGCACCTGGACACGGTCATCGTGGGCCCGGAGCGACAGGAGGTCGAGATATGTACCCAGACAGACCCATTGCCCCTTCCTCATTGA